ACGGGATGGACTCGTACGTGGCATGCCCGTCCACGATCGTGACGTAGTTCGAGCTCATCGCCTGTGTGGCCACGTCGTAGGTGTCGAACGCCCAGCGTGTCGGGCTGATGTGGAAGGGCACGGCGGTCTGCCCGGGCGGCAGTCGGCGCAGGTCCGGTACACCCACCTCGATGACGAAGCAGCCGCCGGGCTTCAGGTGGGCGGCGGCATTGCGGAAGCAAGCCACCTGGGCGTCCTGTGTCGTCAGATTGTTGATCGTGTTGAAGACGAGGTAGGCGACGGTGAAGGTGCCGGCCACCCGTGTTGTCGCGAAATCACCGATCGTGACGCCGATGGCGTCGCCGCCGGGTTTGGCGCGCAGTCGGGCGACCATGGCCCGGGACATGTCGATGCCGTGCACCGGGACCCCGCGGCCGGCGAGCGGCAGCGCAATGCGGCCGGTGCCGATGCCGAGTTCGAGCGCCGAGCCCTCGCCGGCCAGTTCGGCCAGCATGCCGACCGCCGGCTCCACGGCTTCCGGGCTGAACATGTCCGCCGCCGACTCGTCGTAGGTGGCCGCGACGTTCTCTCCGAAGTAACCGTCCTCATCATGCATTCCGGGACCGTATCGCTCATGACCCGGCCGGGGCGCGCGGTTTTCCATGCGAGCGCGCCGCCGACCCGCATGCGCGAAAGTCGTCAGTCGTTCGGCCGAGGCGTGTCGATGACGGGCGCCGACACCGAGACGCAGCCGTCCCTCGCTGTCTGGTTCTCGTCTGCCTGATGCTCGTGTGCCTGGCTGTCGCCCGCCTGATTCTTGAGTTGTTCCCGGTACCAACTGCCCCACGTTTCCAGCTGGTCGATGATGCCCCGCAAGCTTTCACCGACCTCGGTCAGGGAGTACTCCACCTTCGGTGGCACTTCCGCGTAGACCGTCCGTGACACCAGGCCGTCCTCCTCCAGCTCGCGCAGCTGCCGGGTCAGCATGCGCTGGGTGACGGTGGACAAGGCCTGCTTCA
This portion of the Streptomyces caniferus genome encodes:
- a CDS encoding class I SAM-dependent DNA methyltransferase, yielding MHDEDGYFGENVAATYDESAADMFSPEAVEPAVGMLAELAGEGSALELGIGTGRIALPLAGRGVPVHGIDMSRAMVARLRAKPGGDAIGVTIGDFATTRVAGTFTVAYLVFNTINNLTTQDAQVACFRNAAAHLKPGGCFVIEVGVPDLRRLPPGQTAVPFHISPTRWAFDTYDVATQAMSSNYVTIVDGHATYESIPFRYVWPAELDLMARLAGLRLRDRWEGWSRTPFTSESPRHISVWEKPAA
- a CDS encoding winged helix-turn-helix transcriptional regulator produces the protein MRRERERVDEMAAWCDTEVVLSVVGGKWKLLILRYLLLGTHRFGELKQALSTVTQRMLTRQLRELEEDGLVSRTVYAEVPPKVEYSLTEVGESLRGIIDQLETWGSWYREQLKNQAGDSQAHEHQADENQTARDGCVSVSAPVIDTPRPND